From Halapricum desulfuricans, a single genomic window includes:
- a CDS encoding carbohydrate ABC transporter permease: MRSPISLLRGDSGAGSSADEASVRTDGGTVAESGSEDSPVESARSRISDSEFVRSMPFWVPAGLLTALFVYGAIGWNFLISLTDWSGLGDPNYGSLDLGNYGEFFIEAWSGDWLFGFVPIPVNGPQEYWALRNTIVLLILFTVVALIVGLLLAILVDRNIRFENTFRTIYLLPMSLSFVVTALFWSWMYNPSSGMINEVLRTVGLGGLTMQWISDPQTKLFAVIFALIWQFSGYCMVVYLAGLRAIPTDQYEAAKVDGANLLKMYWRVIVPQLRASTVSAAVVLMVFALKAFDFLYVMFGTRPGQSADILAMMMYRESFGVTNWAYGSTIAMILFALALSIVTPYLYYEYRRGEL, encoded by the coding sequence ATGCGCTCTCCTATCTCGCTACTCCGAGGCGATAGCGGTGCCGGTAGCTCGGCCGACGAGGCGTCAGTACGCACAGATGGCGGCACCGTTGCCGAGTCCGGATCGGAGGACAGCCCAGTGGAATCGGCCCGTTCCAGAATCTCCGATAGCGAGTTCGTCCGGTCGATGCCGTTCTGGGTTCCGGCCGGACTGCTCACGGCGCTGTTCGTGTACGGTGCGATCGGCTGGAACTTCCTCATCTCGCTGACTGACTGGAGCGGACTCGGGGACCCGAACTACGGGTCGCTCGATCTGGGTAACTACGGGGAGTTCTTCATTGAGGCCTGGAGCGGCGACTGGCTGTTCGGGTTCGTCCCGATCCCGGTCAACGGCCCCCAGGAGTACTGGGCGCTGCGGAACACGATTGTCCTGCTGATCCTCTTCACCGTCGTGGCGCTGATCGTCGGCCTCCTGCTGGCGATCCTCGTCGACCGGAACATCCGCTTCGAGAACACGTTCCGGACGATCTACTTGCTCCCGATGAGCCTCTCGTTCGTCGTGACGGCTCTGTTCTGGTCGTGGATGTACAACCCCTCCTCGGGGATGATAAACGAGGTCCTCCGGACGGTCGGACTGGGGGGGCTGACGATGCAGTGGATCAGCGATCCCCAGACGAAGTTGTTCGCCGTCATATTCGCGTTGATCTGGCAGTTCAGCGGCTACTGCATGGTCGTGTACCTCGCCGGTCTGCGGGCCATACCGACCGATCAGTACGAGGCCGCGAAGGTCGACGGCGCGAACCTCCTGAAGATGTACTGGCGGGTCATCGTCCCGCAGTTGCGTGCATCGACGGTCAGTGCCGCCGTCGTGTTGATGGTGTTCGCGCTGAAGGCCTTCGACTTCCTCTACGTCATGTTCGGGACCAGGCCGGGCCAGTCGGCGGACATCCTCGCGATGATGATGTATCGCGAATCGTTCGGTGTGACCAACTGGGCGTACGGTTCGACGATCGCTATGATCCTGTTCGCGCTGGCGCTCAGTATCGTCACACCGTACCTCTACTACGAATACAGACGAGGTGAACTCTGA
- a CDS encoding ABC transporter substrate-binding protein, which produces MSDNTTILSRRNVLRATGAATVGMLAGCNGGDGDGDGEDELEIVHWWTAGGEKDAIDALIEGFKEEHPDVPVSNNPAPGGAGSALDTEIQSRVLNENPPSTFQIWPGKAMDTYTESDVLADIGDSVWDSEMEDAYLDGVKELSKDDDGNYVAVPLNIHRLNNLFYNVEVLESADIDPSGLSSPTDVLDAMETIASDTDATPMAHQTQAPWSTIQLWENVLIGMEGVDTYLDVLDGNVSANETAVRDALQMVADYSEYFNEDAGSVAWDQANTAVIQGNAAFLHQGDWAAGQYKSAEDFEFESDWNYVPFPGTAEVYHVVTDSFVMPEPNPSPDATEQWLSYCGSVAGQEAFNPIKGSIPPRTDVPDDEFGPFLTAQREDFNNSTAQPPSIAHGTGVTPEVKSNVEGVFSTFNGDWNIGPAYNGLTDAFDV; this is translated from the coding sequence ATGTCAGACAACACAACTATCCTTTCGAGACGGAACGTACTTCGAGCCACAGGGGCGGCCACAGTCGGTATGCTTGCGGGCTGTAACGGCGGTGATGGTGATGGCGACGGCGAGGACGAACTCGAGATCGTCCACTGGTGGACTGCGGGCGGAGAAAAGGACGCGATCGACGCGTTGATCGAGGGGTTCAAAGAGGAGCACCCCGACGTTCCCGTGTCGAACAACCCGGCGCCGGGCGGTGCCGGCAGCGCGCTGGACACGGAGATTCAGAGCCGCGTCCTCAACGAGAATCCGCCGAGCACGTTCCAGATCTGGCCGGGCAAGGCCATGGACACGTACACCGAATCGGACGTCCTCGCGGACATCGGTGACAGCGTCTGGGACTCCGAGATGGAAGACGCCTATCTCGACGGCGTCAAAGAACTGTCCAAGGACGACGACGGTAACTACGTCGCGGTCCCGCTGAACATCCACCGCCTGAACAACCTCTTTTACAACGTCGAGGTCCTCGAGTCGGCCGATATCGACCCGTCCGGGCTATCGTCACCGACGGATGTCCTTGACGCGATGGAGACGATCGCGTCCGACACCGACGCGACGCCGATGGCTCACCAGACGCAGGCCCCGTGGTCGACCATCCAGCTCTGGGAGAACGTCTTGATCGGTATGGAGGGCGTCGACACGTACCTGGACGTGCTTGACGGGAACGTTTCGGCCAACGAGACGGCCGTACGAGACGCTCTTCAGATGGTCGCCGACTACAGCGAGTACTTCAACGAGGACGCGGGGTCCGTCGCCTGGGACCAGGCTAACACCGCCGTCATCCAGGGCAACGCCGCGTTCCTCCACCAGGGCGACTGGGCGGCCGGCCAGTACAAGTCCGCCGAGGACTTCGAGTTCGAGTCGGACTGGAACTACGTGCCGTTCCCCGGAACGGCGGAGGTCTATCACGTCGTCACCGACTCGTTCGTGATGCCGGAACCGAACCCCTCTCCCGACGCGACCGAGCAGTGGCTCAGCTACTGTGGATCCGTCGCCGGTCAGGAGGCGTTCAACCCGATCAAGGGATCGATCCCGCCGCGGACAGACGTGCCGGACGACGAGTTCGGGCCGTTCCTCACTGCCCAGCGCGAGGACTTCAACAACTCCACGGCCCAGCCGCCGTCTATCGCTCACGGGACTGGCGTCACCCCGGAGGTCAAGAGCAACGTCGAGGGCGTCTTCTCGACGTTCAACGGGGACTGGAACATCGGACCGGCCTACAACGGCCTGACGGACGCATTCGACGTGTAG
- a CDS encoding Gfo/Idh/MocA family protein: MRFGILSTAKIAREDVIPGIKKSDHEALAIASRDSDRAAAVADDLGIPRSYGSYEALLDDDEIDAVYNPLPNALHAEWTRAAADAGKHVLCEKPLTTDAEAAAELHDYCAERGVTLMEAFMYRFHPRTERAAEIAREELEGVHAVDASFKFALRGRPDDIRLDPELAGGSVMDVGCYAISAARLFLGEPDAVVARTRDSRDAGLDTDMAALLEYDDGALARVASGFDTPATQTYRVEAENGWLEVETAFDIGPDEPATIEYAVDGRTAVETFDPVDQYTLEVEHFADAVERGRTPRIDADETVANMAVIDAVYESAANRGPVEIE; this comes from the coding sequence ATGCGATTTGGGATTCTCAGCACGGCCAAGATCGCGCGCGAAGACGTGATCCCTGGTATCAAGAAGAGCGACCACGAGGCCCTCGCGATCGCCTCACGGGACAGCGATCGGGCGGCGGCCGTCGCCGACGATCTCGGGATTCCCCGGAGTTACGGGAGTTACGAGGCGTTGCTCGACGACGACGAGATCGACGCGGTGTACAACCCGCTGCCGAACGCGTTGCACGCCGAATGGACACGGGCGGCCGCAGACGCGGGCAAGCACGTCCTCTGTGAGAAGCCACTGACTACCGATGCCGAGGCGGCCGCGGAGCTACACGACTACTGTGCGGAACGCGGCGTCACGCTGATGGAGGCGTTCATGTATCGCTTTCACCCCCGGACCGAGCGGGCCGCCGAGATCGCTCGCGAGGAACTGGAGGGGGTCCACGCCGTCGACGCGTCGTTCAAGTTCGCGCTACGGGGCCGGCCGGATGACATTCGGCTGGACCCCGAACTGGCCGGCGGGAGCGTCATGGACGTCGGCTGCTACGCGATCAGCGCGGCGCGGCTGTTCCTCGGTGAACCGGACGCGGTCGTCGCGCGGACGCGGGACAGCAGGGACGCGGGCCTCGATACCGATATGGCGGCTCTCTTGGAGTACGACGACGGTGCGTTGGCGCGCGTGGCTTCGGGCTTCGATACGCCGGCGACCCAGACCTACCGCGTCGAGGCCGAGAACGGCTGGCTCGAAGTCGAGACGGCCTTCGATATCGGGCCCGACGAACCCGCGACGATCGAGTACGCCGTCGACGGGCGAACCGCCGTCGAGACGTTCGACCCCGTCGATCAGTACACGCTGGAGGTCGAGCACTTCGCCGACGCCGTCGAACGCGGTCGGACGCCGCGCATCGACGCCGACGAGACGGTCGCAAATATGGCAGTCATCGACGCTGTCTACGAGAGCGCAGCGAACCGAGGCCCCGTCGAGATAGAGTGA
- a CDS encoding carbohydrate kinase family protein: MDEPQVLVAGEALIDLFPATSGPIAEAETLRRRAGGAPANVAVALSRLGHPPLLWTRLGDDPFGEHLASVLAEDGVREALIETDPDRKTAHTLVGQDADGDQSFTFFAEKTATFAMEPGAVADETLETVEWVHVGGVTLHTEPSRSATLELMERANEYGCTVSFDPNTRADLWPEESVLVETLDRAIGLADVVKTDQEDLAMLFEESDEDALAAAVLERGPHTVMLTRGGDGAMARASEGAPWGPATAEFGGYDVDVVETTGAGDAFVAGSIAGFTGECDSLSETVRYASAVGALATTETGAMDGLPTANEVGKLFEDSA; the protein is encoded by the coding sequence ATGGATGAGCCACAGGTACTCGTCGCGGGCGAAGCATTGATCGACCTGTTTCCGGCGACGTCGGGTCCGATCGCCGAGGCCGAAACCCTCCGGCGGCGGGCGGGCGGCGCGCCGGCGAACGTCGCGGTCGCGCTGTCCCGACTCGGACATCCCCCATTGTTGTGGACGCGTCTGGGAGACGATCCCTTCGGCGAGCACCTCGCGAGCGTGCTGGCCGAAGACGGCGTCCGCGAGGCGTTGATCGAGACGGATCCCGATCGGAAGACGGCACACACGCTGGTCGGGCAGGACGCCGACGGCGACCAGTCGTTCACGTTCTTCGCTGAGAAGACGGCGACGTTCGCGATGGAGCCCGGTGCCGTCGCCGACGAGACGCTCGAAACGGTCGAGTGGGTCCACGTCGGCGGCGTGACCCTGCACACGGAGCCGTCGCGGTCGGCGACGCTGGAACTGATGGAACGGGCGAACGAGTACGGCTGTACCGTCTCGTTCGATCCGAACACGCGGGCGGACCTCTGGCCAGAGGAGTCGGTGCTGGTCGAGACGCTCGACCGGGCGATCGGCCTCGCGGACGTCGTCAAGACCGACCAGGAAGACCTGGCGATGCTGTTCGAGGAATCCGACGAGGACGCCCTCGCGGCGGCCGTACTCGAACGCGGGCCACACACTGTCATGCTCACGCGCGGCGGCGACGGCGCGATGGCCCGTGCGTCCGAGGGCGCCCCGTGGGGACCGGCGACGGCGGAGTTCGGTGGCTACGACGTCGACGTCGTCGAGACGACCGGCGCGGGCGACGCCTTCGTCGCCGGATCGATCGCGGGGTTCACCGGCGAGTGTGACTCGCTGTCCGAGACGGTCCGGTACGCGAGCGCGGTCGGCGCGCTCGCGACGACCGAGACCGGCGCGATGGACGGGCTCCCGACCGCGAACGAGGTCGGGAAGCTGTTCGAGGACAGCGCCTGA
- the tatC gene encoding twin-arginine translocase subunit TatC, which yields MAEGETGGADVPGDEPTPPAEPYDPEPGPEGGLEGAPDDEELPLTEHIEEMFSRLLRVLLVMAVVSGVVFPFAEQIINFLWYSYLQPASAEACAQGVSAARSSACPRVYHPLGLILARLKVATLAGFVVALPVLVYESYLFMRPGLYSHERRYYLASVPTSLVLAVVGLLFAHILVLPAIFTYFLFYSEGAAEIAFSLGQTFELMVLMLGFFAFIFQIPLFIMLAIMMGVTSRRWLADRRLYFWAGFATVAFIFNPDPTGMAPFIVTATMIVLFEGTLALLYWTGDGSLEPTLENATAARPYVWATTGLVGYVLSSLPMPGSYYDAIPTVVVDVIDGVGLLGYLPALVALVIIAIFEGTLLTLKGRATRRSYQTLLRLRRARIPLWITAVAIGYFANPRPPLVQAADSIALPAPTVAAGVLAVLAAYELGLALWRWRRAEY from the coding sequence ATGGCCGAGGGTGAAACCGGCGGTGCCGACGTACCCGGCGACGAGCCGACACCGCCGGCTGAACCCTACGATCCCGAGCCCGGCCCGGAGGGTGGACTCGAAGGCGCGCCCGACGACGAGGAACTCCCGCTGACTGAACACATCGAGGAGATGTTCAGTCGGCTGTTACGGGTGCTCCTCGTGATGGCGGTCGTCAGCGGCGTCGTGTTCCCGTTCGCCGAACAGATCATCAACTTCCTGTGGTACTCGTATCTCCAGCCGGCCTCCGCGGAGGCCTGCGCACAGGGCGTTTCTGCCGCGAGAAGCAGCGCCTGCCCACGCGTCTATCACCCGCTCGGGCTCATTCTGGCCCGCCTGAAGGTCGCGACGCTCGCCGGCTTCGTCGTCGCCCTGCCGGTGCTGGTCTACGAGAGTTACCTGTTCATGCGCCCCGGGCTGTACTCCCACGAGCGCCGGTATTACCTGGCTTCCGTCCCGACGAGCCTCGTGCTCGCCGTTGTCGGGCTACTCTTTGCGCACATCCTCGTGCTCCCCGCGATTTTCACGTACTTCCTGTTCTATTCGGAGGGAGCCGCCGAGATCGCGTTCAGTCTCGGTCAGACCTTCGAGTTGATGGTGTTGATGCTCGGCTTTTTCGCCTTCATCTTCCAGATCCCGCTGTTCATCATGCTCGCGATCATGATGGGCGTCACGTCCCGACGCTGGCTCGCCGATCGTCGTCTGTACTTCTGGGCCGGGTTCGCGACGGTCGCGTTCATCTTCAATCCCGATCCGACCGGTATGGCGCCGTTCATCGTCACGGCGACGATGATCGTCCTGTTCGAGGGGACGCTCGCCCTGCTGTACTGGACCGGTGACGGCTCGCTCGAGCCGACCCTGGAGAACGCGACGGCCGCGCGACCGTACGTCTGGGCGACGACCGGGCTGGTCGGCTACGTGCTCAGCTCGCTCCCGATGCCCGGCAGCTACTACGACGCGATCCCGACGGTCGTCGTCGACGTGATCGACGGCGTCGGACTGCTCGGGTATCTCCCGGCGCTCGTCGCGCTCGTCATCATCGCCATCTTCGAGGGGACGCTCCTGACGCTCAAAGGGCGGGCGACCCGACGGAGCTATCAGACGCTGCTCCGCCTCCGCCGCGCCCGGATCCCCCTCTGGATCACCGCAGTTGCCATCGGCTACTTCGCGAACCCCCGTCCGCCGCTGGTCCAGGCGGCCGACTCGATCGCCCTGCCGGCCCCGACGGTCGCCGCCGGTGTCCTCGCCGTCCTCGCGGCGTACGAACTCGGACTGGCGCTGTGGCGCTGGCGTCGAGCCGAGTACTGA
- a CDS encoding twin-arginine translocase subunit TatC, which yields MSGALDDDTRRAIAGGRAALGQTLKTIQKHLQVVFVVFILALVGTIVLLRNYIWDALKQDLLTEQAEVVTITPFEVILLQVKIGLIVGIIVSIPVLLYLSRDELRRRGWLPETPIARWKIALLAGGIVTLFILGIAYAYFLFFPIMFEFLIKTAVNSGFNPTYSITKWMEFIVFLSLSFGIAAQLPLVMSSLSYAEIVPYETFRDRWKVAVFGLYAGGAFFTPPDPLTQIMWATPLVVLYAGSLKFTNIIVTIKRSSEQFSFGEIARSNWNTVAGFALLAFIAVYAFFTTGGLATLNELFGSVSVWPTLTPLPESTGLSQTTIGILFGLGAAVFVAISVFYRLVSRELDTLDPLAAARFGDPTELDVSKLDVSGVRAAPLEPFEEMSEDELMGIASDAIDADEPERAEALLDKFDEAQQRLDEDGDTPDEDAPEDAEGSGDAPDDDSDVVTETTAGMVDAFTDEETTEDDIGGYYHDITFILESLTSKAFRIVGLFMAVLAGLFIYLYRRGIRDINADFLSRLPAGMNAGQVEPVALHPVEHLIFEIKFSALVAALVTLPLMLYYAWPALRERGLVTGDKRVLIVWGGSLFVGIGIGSAIGYSLVAPAVISWLAQDVLGANMIIAYRIKHYAWMIVYTTIGVGLLAEVPVSMFLFHFGGLISFDAMRRRWREVTIAIFTLAMFFTPSGLFTMLFMGIPVALAFYFGLAVLWVATLGGRRGGGGTTVEEPA from the coding sequence ATGTCCGGCGCACTCGATGATGACACCCGTCGTGCTATCGCTGGAGGACGCGCTGCGCTCGGACAGACGCTGAAGACGATACAGAAGCACTTACAGGTCGTCTTCGTCGTCTTCATTCTCGCGCTGGTCGGAACGATCGTGCTGTTGCGAAACTACATCTGGGACGCCCTCAAGCAGGACCTCCTGACAGAGCAAGCGGAGGTCGTCACGATCACGCCGTTCGAAGTGATCCTCCTGCAGGTCAAGATCGGTCTCATCGTGGGAATCATCGTCTCGATTCCGGTGCTGTTGTATCTCTCTCGGGACGAGCTCAGGCGTCGCGGCTGGCTCCCGGAGACCCCGATCGCACGCTGGAAGATCGCGCTGCTTGCCGGGGGAATCGTCACGCTGTTCATACTCGGGATCGCCTACGCGTATTTCCTCTTCTTCCCGATCATGTTCGAGTTCCTCATCAAAACGGCGGTGAACTCCGGGTTCAACCCGACGTACTCGATCACAAAGTGGATGGAGTTCATCGTGTTCCTGTCGCTGTCGTTCGGGATCGCGGCCCAGCTCCCGCTCGTGATGAGCTCGCTCTCCTATGCCGAGATCGTCCCCTACGAGACGTTCCGCGATCGCTGGAAGGTCGCGGTCTTCGGCCTGTATGCGGGCGGCGCGTTTTTCACCCCCCCGGACCCGCTCACGCAGATCATGTGGGCGACACCGCTGGTCGTGCTGTACGCGGGCAGCCTGAAGTTCACGAATATCATCGTGACGATCAAGCGAAGCAGCGAACAGTTCTCCTTCGGCGAGATCGCGCGGTCGAACTGGAACACCGTCGCCGGGTTCGCGCTGCTGGCGTTCATCGCCGTCTACGCGTTCTTTACGACGGGCGGATTGGCGACGCTGAACGAACTGTTCGGATCGGTGTCGGTATGGCCGACGCTGACGCCGCTGCCGGAATCGACGGGGCTGTCACAGACCACGATCGGGATCCTGTTCGGTCTCGGAGCTGCGGTGTTCGTGGCAATCTCGGTCTTCTATCGGCTCGTCTCCCGGGAGCTAGACACGCTGGATCCGCTGGCGGCCGCGAGGTTCGGTGATCCCACGGAGTTGGACGTGAGCAAGCTCGACGTCTCGGGCGTCCGCGCAGCACCGCTGGAGCCATTCGAGGAGATGAGCGAAGACGAGCTGATGGGGATCGCCTCCGACGCGATCGACGCTGACGAACCGGAGCGGGCCGAAGCGCTGCTGGACAAGTTCGACGAGGCCCAGCAGCGCCTAGACGAGGACGGAGATACCCCGGACGAGGACGCTCCCGAAGACGCCGAGGGCAGCGGGGACGCCCCGGACGACGACTCGGACGTCGTCACCGAGACGACGGCGGGCATGGTCGACGCGTTCACCGACGAGGAGACGACCGAGGACGACATCGGTGGCTACTACCACGACATCACGTTCATCCTGGAGTCGCTGACCTCCAAGGCGTTCCGGATCGTCGGGCTGTTCATGGCAGTGCTGGCCGGGCTGTTCATCTACCTCTACCGACGCGGTATCAGGGACATCAACGCGGACTTCCTCTCGCGGCTGCCGGCCGGAATGAACGCCGGCCAGGTCGAGCCCGTCGCGTTACACCCCGTCGAGCACCTGATCTTCGAGATCAAGTTCAGCGCGCTGGTCGCCGCGCTCGTGACGCTCCCGCTGATGCTGTATTACGCCTGGCCGGCGTTGCGCGAGCGTGGGCTCGTCACGGGGGACAAGCGCGTCCTGATCGTGTGGGGCGGCTCACTGTTCGTCGGGATCGGCATCGGAAGCGCGATCGGCTACTCGCTGGTCGCACCGGCCGTGATTTCCTGGCTCGCACAGGACGTGCTGGGCGCGAACATGATCATCGCCTACCGGATCAAACACTACGCCTGGATGATCGTCTACACGACGATCGGGGTCGGCCTGCTCGCGGAGGTGCCGGTGTCGATGTTCCTGTTTCACTTCGGCGGGTTGATCTCCTTCGATGCGATGCGACGCCGCTGGCGGGAGGTGACGATCGCGATCTTTACCCTCGCGATGTTCTTCACGCCCAGCGGGCTGTTCACGATGTTGTTCATGGGCATTCCAGTGGCACTGGCCTTTTACTTCGGGCTGGCTGTGCTGTGGGTCGCCACGCTCGGCGGCCGCCGCGGCGGTGGCGGCACCACGGTCGAAGAACCGGCGTGA
- a CDS encoding ribbon-helix-helix domain-containing protein, whose product MPKISVEVPKELLEDLDRHVGEDGKFVNRSEAIRASVRKTLDVLDEIDARYDRLDDDEE is encoded by the coding sequence ATGCCCAAGATAAGCGTCGAAGTGCCGAAGGAACTCCTCGAGGATCTCGACAGACACGTCGGCGAGGACGGAAAGTTCGTCAACCGGAGCGAGGCGATCCGCGCGTCGGTCCGGAAGACGCTGGACGTACTCGACGAGATCGACGCCCGGTACGACCGGCTGGACGATGACGAGGAATAG
- a CDS encoding queuosine precursor transporter, producing the protein MTRNSSQLAVPQVALLALFVTALITAQVTAAKVLAFELPVSIPIAGETLLLPGAALAYALTFFASDCYAELYGRRAAQVMVNVAFAMNFVLLALVWSTIGAPIAADASSVSQAQFADVLGASTGIVVGSLAAYVVSQNWDVIVFHRIRDATDGEHLWLRNIGSTATSQLIDTVIFVGIAFFLFLGVPLEAALSLIVGQYLLKLGIAALDTPFVYLVVGLVRSREQDSTALAFGD; encoded by the coding sequence ATGACGAGGAATAGCTCCCAGCTCGCAGTCCCGCAGGTCGCACTGCTCGCGCTGTTCGTCACGGCGCTGATCACGGCGCAGGTGACCGCCGCGAAGGTGCTGGCGTTCGAGTTGCCAGTGTCGATCCCGATCGCCGGCGAGACGCTGCTGTTGCCGGGGGCGGCACTGGCCTACGCGCTGACTTTCTTCGCCTCCGATTGCTACGCCGAGTTGTACGGCCGCCGGGCGGCCCAGGTAATGGTCAACGTCGCCTTCGCGATGAACTTCGTGTTGCTGGCGCTGGTCTGGAGCACCATCGGCGCGCCGATCGCGGCTGACGCGTCGAGCGTCTCGCAGGCCCAGTTCGCGGACGTCCTAGGGGCTTCGACCGGCATCGTCGTCGGGAGCCTCGCGGCCTACGTCGTCAGCCAGAACTGGGACGTGATCGTCTTCCATCGAATCCGAGACGCCACTGACGGCGAACATCTCTGGCTGCGCAATATCGGCTCGACCGCGACGAGCCAGCTCATCGACACGGTGATCTTCGTCGGGATCGCCTTTTTCCTGTTTCTGGGCGTTCCGCTCGAAGCGGCCCTCTCACTGATCGTCGGGCAGTACCTCCTCAAGCTGGGAATCGCCGCGCTGGACACGCCCTTCGTCTATCTCGTTGTCGGGCTCGTCCGCTCGCGCGAGCAGGACTCGACGGCGCTTGCGTTCGGCGACTGA
- a CDS encoding ArsR/SmtB family transcription factor, giving the protein MAESGNRARRQPGNGRERFLPEQSLLELSDYLAMQRAIGNETRFRLLSMLVEQGPMTPTELEELLDVPGNTLHYHLDKLVDVGLIENRKRSEPDREGLYSYYRATSLGEGILTHGVRELIDEEWAALDAYSGD; this is encoded by the coding sequence ATGGCCGAGAGCGGTAACCGAGCACGACGACAACCCGGAAACGGTCGGGAACGGTTTCTTCCCGAGCAGAGCCTGCTGGAGCTGTCGGATTATCTTGCGATGCAGCGAGCGATCGGTAACGAGACGCGTTTCCGGCTACTATCGATGCTCGTCGAACAGGGTCCGATGACGCCGACCGAACTGGAAGAGCTGCTGGACGTGCCGGGGAACACGCTGCACTACCACCTGGACAAACTGGTCGACGTGGGACTGATCGAGAACCGCAAGCGCAGCGAGCCCGATCGCGAGGGGCTGTACTCCTACTATCGGGCAACCAGCCTGGGCGAGGGGATCCTCACCCACGGCGTGCGCGAGTTGATCGACGAGGAGTGGGCAGCACTGGACGCGTACAGTGGCGACTGA
- a CDS encoding DUF7509 family protein translates to MRDRIIGELGGLAHERLLVYLMGPYSAFDVGTVLQETETPEDVIDLQALPEAVDFGALVGTDEGGEGEEATLDLLLDVRDALRTDPGVNAFLAIDVDVPLEEMDAATQSIEFALASNAVVYVVPKVGDNLGVGIETGAVLEAIFQREADPTDHRDRVIFVHEEGVTSAMIAAVLDRWDARVYDYTDHDDLVRQVRLFVRDIVRREQVGDLSKLD, encoded by the coding sequence ATGCGCGATCGGATCATTGGGGAATTGGGTGGTCTCGCTCACGAGCGATTGCTGGTCTATCTGATGGGGCCGTACTCGGCGTTCGACGTTGGGACAGTCCTCCAGGAGACCGAGACACCTGAGGACGTCATCGACCTGCAAGCGCTCCCGGAGGCAGTCGATTTCGGGGCGCTCGTCGGCACTGACGAAGGCGGCGAGGGCGAAGAGGCGACGCTCGATCTCCTGTTGGACGTACGGGACGCGCTCCGTACCGATCCGGGAGTGAACGCCTTCCTGGCGATCGATGTCGATGTACCCCTCGAGGAAATGGACGCCGCGACCCAGAGCATCGAGTTCGCGCTGGCCAGCAACGCCGTCGTCTACGTCGTCCCGAAGGTCGGCGACAACCTCGGCGTCGGCATCGAGACCGGCGCGGTGCTGGAGGCGATCTTCCAGCGCGAGGCGGATCCGACCGACCACCGCGATCGCGTCATCTTCGTCCACGAGGAGGGCGTCACGAGCGCGATGATCGCGGCAGTCCTCGATCGCTGGGACGCTCGCGTCTACGATTACACGGACCACGACGATCTCGTCCGGCAGGTCCGACTGTTCGTCAGAGATATCGTCCGGCGCGAGCAGGTCGGCGACCTCTCGAAGCTAGATTGA